A window of the Acidimicrobiales bacterium genome harbors these coding sequences:
- a CDS encoding NAD+ synthase — MRRLRVAVCQINAVMGDIDGNVARIIDCLDDAEQAGADVAVFPELSVCGYPPEDLVLKPGFVAACEAAVARVAARTGSCAALIGTVEGGRDIFNTAVLCADGRKVLSYHKRLLPNYSVFDERRYFTPGTDPYQLVEIKGVKVGIAICEDIWSPTGPMHEQAAGGAEVMLVPNGSPYHAGKALERDVLMSSRAADSSCALVYVNQVGGQDELVFDGGSVVFDHEGHLIARGAQFDEQVLVCDIEVIPTYRKRRLDPRGQELPVPALPVVELSKHEPLDGPPLLPPMIDLLDDNTEVWQALVLGTRDYVVKNGFTEVGVALSGGIDSSMVVAIAVEAVGADRVHAVLMPSRFSSDHSVSDSVAMCEALGVDYRTIAIEPAHAALLEMLAPSFGDRPLDTTEENLQSRIRGVLMMGLSNKLGWLILTTGNKSEVGVGYSTLYGDTAGGFAVIKDVFKTRLYELARWRNESAGREIIPNNVIEKPPSAELRPDQRDDQSLPPYDVLDAILAGYVEDDLTAKELIERGHDAAIVNRITRLVDIAEYKRRQSPPGIRISPKAFGRDRRVPITNRYRG, encoded by the coding sequence ATGCGTAGGTTGCGGGTTGCGGTGTGCCAGATCAATGCGGTGATGGGAGACATCGACGGCAACGTCGCTCGCATCATCGACTGTCTCGATGACGCTGAGCAGGCCGGCGCCGATGTTGCCGTCTTCCCCGAACTGTCGGTGTGCGGCTACCCGCCCGAGGACCTGGTCCTCAAGCCCGGATTCGTGGCGGCCTGTGAGGCCGCCGTGGCCCGGGTGGCGGCCCGCACCGGCTCATGCGCCGCGTTGATCGGCACGGTCGAGGGCGGTCGCGACATCTTCAACACGGCCGTGCTGTGCGCTGATGGCCGGAAGGTGTTGAGCTATCACAAGCGACTCCTGCCGAACTACAGCGTCTTCGACGAGCGTCGCTACTTCACCCCCGGCACCGACCCGTATCAGCTGGTCGAGATCAAGGGGGTGAAGGTCGGCATCGCCATCTGTGAGGACATCTGGAGCCCCACCGGCCCGATGCACGAGCAGGCCGCCGGCGGAGCCGAAGTCATGCTCGTTCCCAACGGCAGCCCGTATCACGCCGGCAAGGCACTCGAACGAGACGTGCTGATGAGCAGCCGGGCGGCCGACAGCTCGTGCGCCCTGGTGTATGTCAATCAGGTCGGCGGGCAGGACGAGCTCGTCTTCGACGGCGGCTCGGTGGTGTTCGACCACGAGGGCCATCTCATCGCTCGGGGCGCCCAATTCGACGAGCAGGTGCTGGTCTGCGACATCGAGGTCATCCCGACCTATCGCAAGCGGCGGCTCGATCCTCGAGGCCAGGAGCTGCCAGTGCCGGCGCTCCCCGTCGTCGAGCTCTCGAAGCACGAGCCCCTCGACGGCCCACCGCTGTTACCGCCGATGATCGATCTGCTCGATGACAACACCGAGGTGTGGCAGGCGCTCGTGCTCGGCACTCGCGACTACGTGGTGAAGAACGGCTTCACCGAGGTCGGGGTCGCCCTGTCCGGCGGCATCGATTCGTCGATGGTCGTCGCCATCGCAGTGGAAGCGGTCGGTGCCGATCGGGTCCACGCCGTCCTCATGCCGTCACGGTTCTCGAGCGATCACTCGGTGTCGGACTCCGTCGCGATGTGCGAGGCACTCGGGGTCGACTACCGCACGATCGCCATCGAGCCGGCGCATGCCGCGCTGCTCGAGATGTTGGCGCCATCCTTCGGGGATCGTCCGCTGGACACCACCGAGGAAAACTTGCAGTCCCGTATTCGCGGCGTGCTGATGATGGGGTTGTCGAACAAGCTCGGCTGGCTGATCCTCACCACGGGCAACAAGAGCGAGGTCGGGGTCGGGTATTCCACGCTCTATGGCGACACCGCCGGTGGCTTCGCCGTGATCAAGGACGTGTTCAAGACTCGGCTCTACGAGCTGGCGCGTTGGCGCAACGAGTCCGCCGGTCGGGAGATCATCCCGAACAACGTGATCGAGAAGCCTCCGTCGGCCGAGCTGCGACCCGACCAACGCGACGATCAGAGCCTGCCGCCCTACGACGTACTCGACGCCATTCTCGCCGGCTACGTCGAAGACGATCTGACGGCGAAGGAGCTGATCGAGCGTGGTCACGATGCTGCGATCGTGAACCGGATCACGCGCCTGGTCGACATCGCGGAGTACAAGCGGCGGCAGAGCCCCCCGGGGATCCGGATCTCACCGAAGGCGTTCGGCCGTGATCGGCGGGTGCCGATCACGAATCGCTACCGGGGGTAG
- the glnII gene encoding glutamine synthetase GlnII, with protein sequence MAYRAEYIWIDGSEPYAEVRSKTKILADGDEPGIWGFDGSSTNQATGDNSDVVLSPVFQCPDPIRGGDDILVLCETLLTADLSPHPTNTRAGAVAAMEKYGDQEPWFGLEQEYTLLDGYTGWPAGFPPTGFPAPQGPYYCGVGFVKIHGRDLVEEHTTACIAAGLAISGTNAEVMPGQWEFQIGPADTVAVGDHMWMARYLLFRIAEKHGMEVSIDAKPMKGDWNGAGMHTNFSTNKMRENYDAIITACEALGAPGKPEEHIAGYGPGIEDRLTGAHETQRYDTFSYGVSDRGASIRIPWQVARDQKGYIEDRRPNANADPYVLATLMTNTVCAALAE encoded by the coding sequence GTGGCATACAGGGCTGAATACATCTGGATCGACGGCAGCGAGCCGTACGCAGAGGTCCGCAGCAAGACCAAGATCCTCGCCGATGGCGACGAGCCGGGCATCTGGGGCTTCGATGGCTCCAGCACCAATCAGGCAACCGGTGACAACTCCGACGTGGTGCTGAGCCCCGTCTTCCAGTGCCCTGATCCCATCCGCGGTGGCGACGACATCCTCGTCCTCTGCGAGACCCTCCTCACCGCCGACCTGTCGCCGCACCCCACCAACACCCGTGCCGGCGCCGTTGCGGCCATGGAGAAGTACGGCGACCAGGAACCGTGGTTCGGTCTCGAGCAGGAGTACACCCTTCTCGACGGCTACACCGGCTGGCCGGCCGGTTTCCCTCCCACGGGCTTCCCGGCGCCGCAGGGCCCCTACTACTGCGGTGTGGGCTTCGTGAAGATCCACGGTCGCGACCTCGTCGAGGAGCACACCACGGCGTGCATCGCCGCCGGTCTCGCCATCTCGGGCACCAACGCCGAGGTCATGCCCGGCCAGTGGGAGTTCCAGATCGGCCCGGCCGACACCGTTGCCGTGGGTGACCACATGTGGATGGCCCGCTACCTGTTGTTCCGCATCGCCGAGAAGCACGGCATGGAAGTCAGCATCGATGCCAAGCCGATGAAGGGCGACTGGAACGGCGCCGGCATGCACACCAACTTCTCGACCAACAAGATGCGCGAGAACTACGACGCCATCATCACTGCCTGCGAGGCGCTCGGCGCCCCCGGCAAGCCCGAGGAGCACATTGCCGGCTACGGCCCCGGTATCGAAGATCGTCTCACCGGGGCTCATGAGACCCAGCGCTACGACACCTTCAGCTACGGCGTGTCCGATCGTGGTGCCTCGATCCGTATCCCGTGGCAGGTTGCTCGCGACCAGAAGGGCTACATCGAGGACCGTCGCCCGAACGCCAATGCCGACCCCTACGTGTTGGCCACGCTGATGACCAACACCGTGTGCGCAGCACTCGCAGAGTGA
- a CDS encoding YdhR family protein has product MIVTVVRFQLTEPVSLDDARDQFGSNAASYLDVPGLLFKAYLRGENGETAGGAYWWADRASAEAKFNADWLAGVTAKYGAPPSIEYFDAPVIVDAQHGVIRTEPPLLA; this is encoded by the coding sequence ATGATCGTCACCGTGGTCCGCTTCCAACTCACCGAGCCCGTCAGCCTCGACGACGCTCGCGACCAGTTCGGTAGCAACGCTGCGTCCTACCTCGACGTACCCGGTCTGCTGTTCAAGGCCTACCTGCGCGGCGAGAACGGCGAAACGGCCGGCGGCGCCTACTGGTGGGCCGACCGGGCGAGTGCCGAGGCCAAGTTCAATGCCGACTGGCTGGCCGGCGTGACCGCCAAGTACGGAGCACCGCCGAGCATCGAGTACTTCGACGCTCCCGTCATCGTCGACGCCCAGCACGGCGTGATCCGTACCGAACCACCGCTCCTGGCCTGA